From the Mycobacteriales bacterium genome, one window contains:
- a CDS encoding methyltransferase domain-containing protein, whose protein sequence is MRIAPDGSPVELYARLPERGADAALVHRLLPPGGDVLDLGVGTGRLAEPLARLGHPVTGVDNEPGMLAALRAATGVEADVTTAELGHRYAAVLLMSHFVDTADEDLVAAVLATAARHVRPDGFVLVERHRPGWAGTATDSDVTAGGVRYVLTDLVRTGDVLTATIRYEFAGLSAQQRFSVRDVDDARLDVLAAAAGLRVDSVQNAAATLVLLRPA, encoded by the coding sequence GTGCGGATCGCTCCCGACGGCAGCCCGGTGGAGCTGTACGCCCGGCTGCCCGAGCGCGGCGCCGATGCCGCCCTGGTGCACCGGCTGCTGCCCCCGGGCGGGGACGTGCTCGACCTCGGCGTGGGCACCGGCCGGCTGGCCGAGCCGCTGGCCCGCCTCGGCCACCCGGTCACCGGCGTGGACAACGAGCCGGGGATGCTGGCGGCGCTGCGGGCCGCGACCGGCGTCGAGGCCGACGTGACCACCGCGGAGCTCGGCCACCGGTACGCCGCCGTGCTGCTGATGAGCCACTTCGTGGACACCGCGGACGAGGATCTCGTGGCCGCCGTGCTGGCCACCGCCGCCCGGCACGTCCGGCCCGACGGCTTCGTCCTGGTCGAGCGGCACCGGCCGGGCTGGGCCGGCACCGCCACGGACTCCGACGTCACCGCCGGCGGCGTCCGCTACGTGCTGACCGACCTGGTCCGTACCGGCGACGTCCTCACCGCCACGATCCGGTACGAGTTCGCCGGGCTCAGCGCGCAGCAGCGGTTCAGCGTCCGCGACGTCGACGACGCCCGCCTGGACGTGCTGGCCGCGGCCGCCGGACTCCGCGTCGACTCGGTCCAGAACGCCGCCGCCACCCTCGTCCTCCTCCGCCCCGCGTAG
- a CDS encoding pyruvate dehydrogenase — protein MTLAHAHPATGTDAALQAVEERVLWLATAIVDHANRVRETPGGLKVGGHQASSASMVTIMTSLWLEQLRAEDRVSVKPHASPVLHALEYLLGDLDPAYLTTLREFGGLQSYPSRLKDPVPADYSTGSVGIGATAPIWGALARRYVGGHFGAGGTGRQWSLVGDAELDEGAVWEAVLDPMVAELGEVVWVVDLNRQSLDRVVPTMGGTRLQGLFAAAGWQVLTVKYGRLLEELFGRPGGVALRQRIDEMSNAEYQRTLRRDPAALRTVLPGDGEHADEIGGLIADVPDDQLAAAVRNLGGHDLGALREAYGKIDDSRPTVMLAYTLKGYGLSIEGHPQNHSALLTEDQLKSLALRLGLDPADPWAAFGDGSPPAQLLAAAADRLRRPAVSTVDAPAVPADLGRTPHGTATTQAALGRTLLDLNRAAPAVGERVVTVSPDVSSSTNLGGWVNKVGVWSHGDRRDWFADDPETILHWRENAGGQHVELGIAETSLVGLIGELGATWSRWGQPLLPIGVLYDPFVERALEPWSFGIYAGGQSILVGTPSGVTLAPEGGAHQSIKTPSIGLEQPGCTSWEPAFALDTEWCLLAALAQLGKPAGSSAYLRLSTRPVDQTLAAVPADPAARERRRKQVVAGAYPLRRVPEPAVTLVAMGAVVPEVLAAADRLAGLGLAADVVCVTSPDLLFRATQARRGLDEASSWVLDSVFPAGRATPLVTVLDGHPHTLSFLAGIWAAPATHLGVTAFGQSGDLPSVYRYHGLDTDSILGATLDLVD, from the coding sequence ATGACCCTCGCGCACGCGCATCCCGCCACCGGCACCGACGCCGCGCTGCAGGCGGTCGAGGAGCGGGTGCTCTGGCTGGCGACCGCGATCGTCGACCACGCCAACCGGGTCCGGGAGACCCCGGGCGGCCTGAAGGTCGGCGGCCACCAGGCCTCCAGCGCCTCGATGGTGACGATCATGACCTCGCTCTGGCTGGAGCAGCTGCGGGCCGAGGACCGGGTCTCGGTCAAGCCGCACGCCTCGCCCGTCCTGCACGCGCTGGAGTACCTGCTCGGCGACCTCGACCCGGCGTACCTGACCACGCTGCGGGAGTTCGGCGGGCTGCAGAGCTACCCGAGCCGGCTCAAGGACCCGGTCCCGGCCGACTACTCGACGGGCTCGGTCGGGATCGGGGCGACCGCGCCGATCTGGGGCGCGCTCGCCCGCCGGTACGTCGGCGGCCACTTCGGCGCGGGCGGGACCGGTCGGCAGTGGTCGCTGGTCGGCGACGCCGAGCTGGACGAGGGCGCGGTCTGGGAGGCCGTACTGGACCCGATGGTGGCCGAGCTGGGCGAGGTCGTCTGGGTCGTCGACCTCAACCGGCAGTCGCTGGACCGGGTCGTGCCGACGATGGGCGGCACCCGGCTGCAGGGCCTGTTCGCGGCGGCGGGCTGGCAGGTGCTCACGGTCAAGTACGGCCGGCTGCTGGAGGAGCTGTTCGGCCGGCCCGGCGGCGTCGCGCTGCGGCAGCGCATCGACGAGATGTCGAACGCGGAGTACCAGCGGACGCTGCGCCGCGACCCGGCCGCGCTGCGGACCGTGCTGCCCGGCGACGGTGAGCACGCGGACGAGATCGGCGGCCTCATCGCCGACGTGCCCGACGACCAGCTGGCCGCGGCCGTCCGCAACCTCGGCGGGCACGACCTCGGCGCGCTGCGGGAGGCGTACGGGAAGATCGACGACAGCCGTCCGACCGTCATGCTGGCGTACACGCTGAAGGGGTACGGGCTGTCCATCGAGGGGCACCCGCAGAACCACTCCGCCCTGCTCACCGAGGACCAGCTGAAGTCCCTCGCCCTGCGGCTCGGGCTCGACCCGGCCGACCCCTGGGCGGCGTTCGGTGACGGCAGCCCGCCGGCGCAGCTGCTGGCCGCGGCCGCGGACCGGCTGCGCCGCCCGGCGGTGTCCACTGTGGACGCACCGGCGGTGCCGGCGGACCTGGGCCGGACCCCGCACGGGACCGCGACCACCCAGGCCGCGCTGGGCCGGACCCTGCTCGACCTCAACCGGGCCGCGCCGGCCGTGGGGGAGCGGGTCGTCACGGTCAGCCCGGACGTCAGCTCCTCGACCAACCTCGGCGGCTGGGTCAACAAGGTCGGCGTCTGGTCGCACGGCGACCGGCGGGACTGGTTCGCCGACGACCCGGAGACGATCCTGCACTGGCGGGAGAACGCCGGCGGCCAGCACGTCGAGCTCGGCATCGCCGAGACCAGCCTGGTCGGCCTCATCGGCGAGCTCGGCGCGACCTGGAGCCGGTGGGGGCAGCCGCTGCTGCCGATCGGCGTGCTCTACGACCCGTTCGTGGAGCGGGCGCTGGAGCCCTGGTCGTTCGGGATCTACGCCGGCGGGCAGTCGATCCTGGTCGGCACGCCGTCCGGGGTCACGCTCGCGCCCGAGGGCGGCGCCCACCAGTCGATCAAGACCCCCTCGATCGGCCTGGAGCAACCCGGCTGCACGAGCTGGGAGCCGGCGTTCGCGCTGGACACCGAGTGGTGCCTGCTGGCCGCGCTGGCGCAGCTCGGGAAGCCGGCCGGCTCCTCGGCGTACCTGCGGCTCTCGACCCGGCCGGTGGACCAGACGCTGGCCGCGGTGCCGGCCGACCCGGCGGCCCGGGAGCGGCGGCGCAAGCAGGTCGTGGCCGGGGCGTACCCGTTGCGGCGGGTGCCGGAGCCGGCGGTCACGCTGGTGGCGATGGGCGCGGTGGTGCCGGAGGTGCTGGCCGCGGCCGACCGGCTGGCCGGCCTCGGTCTGGCCGCGGACGTGGTCTGCGTGACCAGCCCGGACCTGCTGTTCCGGGCGACCCAGGCCCGGCGCGGGCTGGACGAGGCGTCGAGCTGGGTGCTGGACAGCGTGTTCCCGGCCGGCCGGGCGACGCCGCTGGTCACCGTGCTGGACGGGCACCCGCACACGCTGTCGTTCCTGGCCGGGATCTGGGCCGCGCCGGCGACCCACCTCGGGGTGACCGCGTTCGGGCAGAGCGGCGACCTGCCCAGCGTCTACCGCTACCACGGGCTCGACACCGACTCGATCCTCGGCGCGACCCTGGACCTGGTGGACTAG
- a CDS encoding aldo/keto reductase has protein sequence MDYRTLGHSGCAVSSLCLGTMTFGTETDEAGSHEQLDVFAAAGGTFVDTADVYSGGVSEEIIGRWFAARPADVTDRVVLATKGRFGPAGDPNAEGASARHLTRALEASLRRLALDRVDLYQVHAYDPVTPLEETLRTLDGFVRAGKVGYYGFSNYTGWQLTKAVQLARQLGLHGPVTLQPQYSLIVREVEWEIVPAALDAGLGLLPWSPLGGGWLSGKYRRDQRPTGDSRLGDDPERGMEAWERRGSDRTWRIIDAVQGVAEARGVSMAEVALAWVTDRPAVTATILGARTTGQLRTNLSAAGLHLSAQETADLDRASDLAAADYPYGELGIDQRDRRLGS, from the coding sequence ATGGACTACCGGACCCTGGGCCACAGCGGCTGTGCCGTCTCCAGCCTCTGCCTCGGCACGATGACCTTCGGCACCGAGACGGACGAGGCCGGCTCGCACGAGCAGCTCGACGTCTTCGCCGCCGCCGGCGGCACCTTCGTGGACACCGCCGACGTCTACTCCGGCGGCGTCTCGGAGGAGATCATCGGCCGCTGGTTCGCCGCGCGTCCGGCCGACGTGACCGACCGGGTGGTGCTGGCGACCAAGGGCCGCTTCGGCCCGGCCGGCGACCCCAACGCGGAGGGCGCGAGCGCCCGGCACCTGACCCGGGCGCTGGAGGCCTCGCTGCGCCGGCTCGCCCTGGACCGGGTCGACCTCTACCAGGTCCACGCGTACGACCCGGTGACGCCGCTGGAGGAGACGCTGCGGACGCTGGACGGCTTCGTCCGCGCCGGCAAGGTCGGCTACTACGGGTTCTCCAACTACACCGGCTGGCAGCTGACCAAGGCCGTGCAGCTGGCCCGGCAGCTCGGCCTGCACGGGCCGGTGACGCTGCAGCCGCAGTACAGCCTGATCGTGCGCGAGGTCGAGTGGGAGATCGTGCCGGCCGCGCTCGACGCCGGGCTGGGACTGCTGCCCTGGAGCCCGCTCGGCGGCGGCTGGCTGTCCGGGAAGTACCGGCGGGACCAGCGGCCGACCGGGGACAGCCGGCTCGGCGACGACCCGGAGCGCGGCATGGAGGCCTGGGAGCGGCGGGGCTCCGACCGCACCTGGCGGATCATCGACGCGGTCCAGGGCGTGGCGGAGGCCCGCGGCGTGTCGATGGCCGAGGTCGCGCTGGCCTGGGTCACCGACCGGCCCGCGGTGACCGCGACGATCCTCGGCGCCCGCACGACCGGGCAGCTGAGGACCAACCTCAGCGCCGCCGGCCTGCACCTGAGCGCGCAGGAGACCGCGGACCTGGACCGGGCCAGCGACCTGGCCGCGGCCGACTACCCGTACGGGGAACTGGGGATCGACCAGCGCGATCGTAGGCTCGGCTCATGA
- a CDS encoding DUF6412 domain-containing protein gives MGRLAVLVRFGGVAWLLGLLALHTEPTAVLAGVATAVAAVVLVRLLGAAPAFATRTVAGPVLRARSADTATDPQRDPDAAGRPRPRAPSRGPLTA, from the coding sequence ATGGGCCGGCTCGCTGTCCTCGTCCGCTTCGGCGGCGTGGCCTGGCTGCTCGGCCTGCTCGCGCTGCACACCGAGCCCACGGCCGTCCTGGCCGGCGTCGCCACGGCCGTCGCCGCCGTGGTCCTCGTCCGGCTGCTCGGCGCCGCGCCGGCGTTCGCCACCCGTACGGTGGCCGGCCCGGTCCTGCGGGCCCGGTCCGCCGACACCGCGACCGACCCGCAGCGCGATCCCGACGCGGCCGGCCGGCCGCGTCCGCGAGCACCGTCCCGGGGCCCGCTGACCGCCTGA
- a CDS encoding GNAT family N-acetyltransferase, whose protein sequence is MEIVRVVPNRDWHALEDDVVVGRAYLRRRPDDRAFVGADAWQEDVTAALLDAVIADVPGELHSSTDENDAGQLTLLERAGFGVHRREDEFVLPVAAAAAATAGPVPDGIRIVPADEKESDRLARLDDRLRQDVPGTDGWLNESAEFREYTFGPHFDPEIYLVAMAGDEYAGLVRMWRAARVPRLGLIAVLRWHRRRGIARALLGQAFGVLAERGVEQVTTEADVTNAASQTLLAGLGAVRTGGSIELRRPG, encoded by the coding sequence ATGGAGATCGTACGGGTGGTGCCGAACCGGGACTGGCACGCGCTGGAGGACGACGTCGTCGTCGGCCGGGCGTACCTGCGCCGGCGACCGGACGACCGCGCGTTCGTCGGCGCGGACGCCTGGCAGGAGGACGTGACCGCGGCGCTGCTCGACGCGGTGATCGCGGACGTGCCGGGCGAGCTCCACAGCAGTACCGACGAGAACGACGCCGGCCAGCTCACGCTGCTGGAGCGGGCCGGGTTCGGGGTGCACCGCCGGGAGGACGAGTTCGTCCTGCCGGTCGCGGCCGCGGCGGCCGCCACCGCCGGGCCGGTCCCGGACGGGATCCGGATCGTGCCGGCGGACGAGAAGGAGTCCGACCGGCTGGCCCGGCTCGACGACCGGCTGCGCCAGGACGTACCGGGGACGGACGGGTGGCTGAACGAGTCGGCCGAGTTCCGGGAGTACACGTTCGGGCCGCACTTCGACCCGGAGATCTACCTGGTCGCGATGGCCGGCGACGAGTACGCCGGGCTGGTCCGGATGTGGCGCGCGGCGCGGGTGCCGCGGCTGGGGCTGATCGCGGTGCTGCGCTGGCACCGGCGGCGTGGGATCGCCCGGGCGCTGCTCGGGCAGGCCTTCGGGGTGCTGGCCGAGCGCGGGGTCGAGCAGGTCACCACGGAGGCGGACGTCACCAACGCCGCGTCCCAGACCCTGCTCGCCGGGCTCGGCGCCGTCCGCACCGGCGGCAGCATCGAACTCCGCCGCCCCGGCTGA
- a CDS encoding NAD(P) transhydrogenase subunit alpha produces MSPLLFADITVFVLSLLVGFEVISKVPATLHTPLMSGANAIHGVVLVGVMLLAATADSPLGYLLLFVAAAFAAMNVTGGYLVTDRMLEMFKARPRVGGR; encoded by the coding sequence ATGAGTCCGCTGTTGTTCGCCGACATCACCGTGTTCGTGCTCAGCCTGCTGGTCGGCTTCGAGGTGATCAGCAAGGTGCCGGCGACCCTGCACACGCCGCTGATGTCCGGGGCCAACGCGATCCACGGCGTCGTCCTGGTCGGCGTGATGCTGCTGGCCGCGACCGCGGACTCGCCGCTGGGCTACCTGCTGCTGTTCGTCGCCGCGGCGTTCGCGGCGATGAACGTGACCGGCGGCTACCTGGTCACCGACCGGATGCTGGAGATGTTCAAGGCGCGGCCCCGGGTGGGTGGCAGGTGA
- a CDS encoding NAD(P)(+) transhydrogenase (Re/Si-specific) subunit beta translates to MSGLDTTTHLLYLLSAVCFVLGLHLMNSPASARRGNQVSAAGMTLAIVTTVVVLGHDRSSTAVAVLVLILGIAVGGVAGAVTARRVAMTSMPQLVSVLNAVGGGAAALIALADAIRHDGSVPLAQLPVSTTLTTALDLLIGGVTFSGSVVAAGKLAGRIPGRPIVLRGGHWMNLALFVIALVGGGIYTAGHGGVPVLVVVVLAALALGVLGTLPIGGADMPVVISLLNACTGTAVAMAGFVLDSAPLIIAGALVGAAGGILTKLMADAMNRSLVSIVAGGFGTGDDAAPIAAPSGGSVREVTPDDAALQLAYAQKVVIVPGYGLAAAQAQHELVALAHTLDEHGVDVSYGIHPVAGRMPGHMNVLLSEANAPYTQLKDLDEINRVFPTTDVVLVVGANDVTNPAARRPGNAVSGMPILDVDLARSVIVIKRSLASGYAGMDNELYTNPRCAMLFGDAKSVLAGLSTALTAYVG, encoded by the coding sequence GTGAGCGGCCTGGACACCACCACCCACCTGCTCTACCTGCTGTCCGCGGTCTGCTTCGTGCTGGGTCTGCACCTGATGAACTCGCCGGCCTCGGCCCGGCGCGGCAACCAGGTCTCCGCCGCCGGCATGACGCTGGCGATCGTGACGACGGTCGTCGTGCTCGGGCACGACCGGTCCTCGACCGCGGTCGCGGTGCTGGTGCTGATCCTCGGCATCGCGGTCGGTGGGGTCGCCGGCGCGGTGACCGCCCGCCGGGTCGCGATGACCTCGATGCCGCAGCTGGTCAGCGTGCTCAACGCGGTCGGCGGCGGCGCGGCCGCGCTGATCGCGCTGGCCGACGCGATCAGGCACGACGGCTCGGTGCCGCTGGCCCAGCTGCCGGTCTCGACCACGCTGACCACCGCGCTGGACCTGCTCATCGGCGGGGTGACGTTCTCCGGCTCGGTCGTCGCCGCGGGCAAGCTGGCCGGCCGGATCCCGGGCCGCCCGATCGTGCTGCGCGGCGGCCACTGGATGAACCTGGCCCTGTTCGTGATCGCGCTGGTCGGCGGGGGCATCTACACGGCCGGGCACGGCGGCGTGCCGGTGCTGGTCGTGGTCGTGCTGGCGGCGCTGGCGCTGGGCGTCCTCGGGACGCTGCCGATCGGCGGCGCCGACATGCCGGTCGTCATCTCGCTGCTCAACGCCTGCACCGGCACGGCGGTGGCGATGGCCGGCTTCGTGCTCGACAGCGCCCCGCTGATCATCGCGGGTGCGCTGGTCGGCGCGGCCGGCGGCATCCTGACCAAGCTGATGGCCGACGCGATGAACCGCTCCCTGGTGAGCATCGTGGCCGGCGGGTTCGGCACCGGCGACGACGCCGCCCCGATCGCGGCGCCCAGTGGCGGCAGCGTGCGCGAGGTGACCCCGGACGACGCCGCGCTGCAACTGGCGTACGCGCAGAAGGTCGTGATCGTCCCCGGGTACGGCCTGGCCGCGGCCCAGGCCCAGCACGAGCTGGTCGCGCTGGCGCACACCCTGGACGAGCACGGGGTCGACGTCAGCTACGGCATCCACCCGGTCGCCGGCCGGATGCCGGGGCACATGAACGTGCTGCTGTCCGAGGCGAACGCGCCGTACACCCAGCTCAAGGACCTGGACGAGATCAACCGGGTCTTCCCGACCACCGACGTGGTGCTGGTCGTCGGCGCGAACGACGTCACCAACCCGGCCGCCCGCCGGCCCGGCAACGCCGTCTCGGGCATGCCGATCCTCGACGTCGACCTGGCCCGCTCGGTCATCGTGATCAAGCGCTCGCTGGCCAGCGGGTACGCCGGCATGGACAACGAGCTCTACACGAACCCGCGCTGCGCGATGCTCTTCGGCGACGCCAAGTCCGTCCTGGCCGGCCTGTCCACCGCTCTGACCGCGTACGTCGGCTGA
- a CDS encoding NAD(P) transhydrogenase subunit alpha, with the protein MSGLAVGVVRQGEVGERRVGLVPESAARLAALGLGTVVETGAGAAAWFPDAEYTAAGGTIVAAPALYEQSDVVVCLRPPDPSWLREGQLLVGLLQPLLDPDRARQLAEAKVTAISLDGLPRTLSRAQSMDALSSQANVAGYKAAVLAADLYGGYFPMLMTAAGTVRPATVLVLGAGVAGLQAIGTARRLGAVVTGYDVREAARADIASTGATVLKLETEATGAGGYARSLTAEEAARQQDAMAAAVARFDVVITTAQVPGRTPPVLVTAEALAAMHPGSVVVDLAASDLGGNVLGSLPETTLVTDAGVTVVGAGNLAAAVPRAASTAYARNVVALLAHLVKDGRPVLDPADEITAGVLITHDGEVVHPAVRELLNGATA; encoded by the coding sequence ATGAGCGGGCTGGCGGTGGGGGTCGTCCGGCAGGGCGAGGTCGGTGAACGGCGGGTCGGCCTCGTGCCCGAGAGCGCGGCCCGGCTGGCCGCCCTCGGGCTGGGCACGGTGGTCGAGACCGGCGCGGGCGCGGCCGCCTGGTTCCCGGACGCGGAGTACACGGCGGCCGGCGGGACGATCGTCGCCGCCCCGGCCCTGTACGAGCAGTCCGACGTCGTCGTCTGCCTCCGCCCGCCCGATCCGTCCTGGCTCCGCGAGGGGCAGCTGCTGGTGGGCTTGCTCCAGCCGCTGCTCGATCCCGACCGGGCCCGGCAGCTGGCGGAGGCCAAGGTCACCGCGATCAGCCTCGACGGCCTGCCCCGGACGCTGAGCCGGGCCCAGTCGATGGACGCGCTGTCCTCACAGGCCAACGTGGCCGGCTACAAGGCCGCGGTGCTCGCCGCCGACCTCTACGGCGGTTACTTCCCGATGCTCATGACCGCGGCCGGCACGGTCCGGCCGGCGACCGTGCTCGTGCTCGGCGCCGGCGTGGCCGGGCTGCAGGCGATCGGCACCGCCCGCCGGCTCGGCGCGGTCGTCACCGGCTACGACGTCCGCGAGGCGGCCCGGGCCGACATCGCCTCCACCGGTGCGACGGTGCTGAAGCTGGAGACCGAGGCCACCGGCGCCGGGGGATACGCGCGCTCGCTCACCGCCGAGGAGGCGGCCCGGCAGCAGGACGCGATGGCCGCCGCGGTGGCCCGCTTCGACGTCGTCATCACCACCGCCCAGGTCCCGGGCCGGACCCCGCCGGTGCTGGTCACGGCCGAGGCGCTGGCCGCGATGCACCCGGGCTCGGTCGTGGTCGACCTGGCCGCGAGCGACCTCGGCGGCAACGTGCTCGGCTCGCTGCCGGAGACCACGCTGGTCACCGACGCGGGCGTGACCGTGGTCGGGGCCGGCAACCTGGCCGCCGCGGTCCCCCGGGCGGCCTCCACGGCGTACGCGCGGAACGTCGTCGCCCTGCTCGCCCACCTGGTCAAGGACGGCCGGCCGGTGCTCGACCCGGCGGACGAGATCACCGCGGGCGTCCTGATCACCCACGACGGCGAGGTCGTGCACCCGGCCGTCCGCGAGCTGCTGAACGGAGCCACCGCATGA
- the yidC gene encoding membrane protein insertase YidC — MLAPLYALVSYPVSAILWFWYRLAGTVLDPGGGASWALAVVLLVLTLRVLLVPLARAQLRSGRAMAALQPQISALRTRHAGDRQAFAVALQQLQREQGVSPLGGCLPALAQIPVFLGLLHVLHGFTAGGTDYVFGAADVDSFRHARLSAAPLAAYVRMPAAQLAAYGVDRWQVAAVAIPLAALAALATYLTGRHALRRTPPADSRSALVGRLTLYVLPASALIGGVLFAFPVVILLYWLANNACTAVQQALLHRHLDRADPDGADPDRAD; from the coding sequence GTGCTCGCACCCCTGTACGCCCTCGTCTCCTATCCCGTCTCCGCGATCCTCTGGTTCTGGTACCGGCTCGCCGGCACCGTGCTCGACCCGGGCGGCGGCGCCTCCTGGGCGCTGGCCGTGGTCTTGCTCGTGCTCACCCTGCGGGTCCTGCTCGTCCCGCTGGCCCGGGCCCAGCTGCGCTCCGGCCGGGCCATGGCCGCCCTGCAACCGCAGATCAGCGCGCTGCGGACGCGGCACGCCGGCGACCGGCAGGCGTTCGCGGTCGCGCTGCAGCAGCTCCAGCGCGAGCAGGGGGTCAGCCCGCTCGGCGGCTGTCTGCCCGCGCTGGCCCAGATCCCGGTCTTCCTCGGCCTGCTGCACGTGCTGCACGGCTTCACCGCCGGCGGCACCGACTACGTCTTCGGCGCCGCCGACGTCGACTCGTTCCGGCACGCCCGGTTGTCCGCCGCACCGCTGGCCGCGTACGTCCGGATGCCGGCGGCGCAGCTGGCCGCGTACGGCGTGGACCGCTGGCAGGTCGCCGCGGTCGCGATCCCGCTGGCGGCGCTGGCCGCGCTGGCCACCTACCTGACCGGCCGGCACGCGCTGCGCCGCACGCCGCCGGCGGACTCCCGGTCCGCCCTGGTCGGCCGCCTCACCCTGTACGTGCTCCCGGCGAGCGCCCTGATCGGCGGCGTCCTCTTCGCGTTCCCGGTCGTGATCCTGCTCTACTGGCTGGCCAACAACGCCTGCACCGCGGTGCAGCAGGCCCTCCTGCACCGCCACCTCGACCGGGCCGACCCCGACGGGGCCGACCCTGACCGGGCCGATTAG
- a CDS encoding DUF885 domain-containing protein, which yields MSVSSGRTEVAELAERAWTASMAAEPLNGTVLGDSHCDGRLADNSPEGRAAVVRDFREIGRRAHALPADELDDTDRTTRAALLGFVETELALQIPEYAPWSVDPMAGPAVSLPNASELQPVGTAEQRERALRRWREMSGYLDRYTAGLRSARTGGQVAAAVLVRRVLGQLDDLLAQPVEHGPLAEPARAAEGPGAPEFAAELEELLTGAIRPAYARLRTVLAEEILPVARPDDRAGLCHLPGGDELYRQAIRGFVTLDLSPEEVHETGLAAVRDSDRELTELGRQVLGTPDLAATLRRLRTGDGLRYTGKAEILAVARAAVDRAEEVVPDWFGLRHCGPCDVRAVPPHEEQNAPFAYYQWPAADGSRPGIYYVNTYRPESRATYESVPTACHEAVPGHHLQLSVAQRLQGLPAFRRLVPVPAYAEGWGLYAETLGEEMGLYRSDLDRLGARSNDALRCCRLVVDTGLHALGWTRQRAIDFVVEHSAFPAERAASEIDRYLAWPGQALSYKLGQLELLRLRAEARSRLGPDFGIRRFHDAVLGAGSLPLGALREVVTA from the coding sequence ATGAGTGTGTCGTCTGGGCGAACCGAGGTGGCCGAGCTCGCGGAGCGCGCCTGGACCGCGTCGATGGCGGCCGAGCCGCTGAACGGCACGGTCCTCGGCGACTCGCACTGCGACGGCCGGCTGGCCGACAACAGCCCGGAAGGGCGGGCCGCGGTGGTCCGCGACTTCCGGGAGATCGGCCGCCGGGCCCACGCCCTGCCCGCGGACGAGCTGGACGACACCGACCGGACGACCCGGGCCGCCCTGCTCGGGTTCGTCGAGACCGAGCTGGCCCTGCAGATCCCGGAGTACGCGCCCTGGAGCGTCGACCCGATGGCCGGCCCGGCCGTGTCGCTGCCGAACGCGAGCGAGCTCCAGCCGGTCGGCACGGCCGAGCAGCGGGAGCGCGCGCTGCGGCGCTGGCGGGAGATGAGCGGCTACCTCGACCGGTACACGGCCGGCCTGCGCTCGGCGCGGACCGGCGGCCAGGTCGCCGCGGCCGTGCTGGTCCGGAGGGTGCTCGGTCAGCTCGACGACCTGCTGGCCCAGCCGGTCGAGCACGGCCCGCTGGCGGAGCCGGCCCGCGCGGCCGAGGGTCCCGGCGCCCCGGAGTTCGCCGCCGAGCTGGAAGAGCTGCTGACCGGTGCGATCCGGCCGGCCTACGCGCGACTGCGGACCGTGCTGGCCGAGGAGATCCTGCCGGTGGCCCGGCCGGACGACCGGGCCGGCCTCTGCCACCTGCCCGGCGGCGACGAGCTCTACCGGCAGGCGATCCGCGGCTTCGTCACCCTCGACCTGAGCCCGGAGGAGGTGCACGAGACCGGGCTGGCCGCCGTGCGGGACAGCGACCGGGAGCTGACCGAGCTCGGCCGGCAGGTGCTCGGCACCCCCGACCTCGCCGCCACCCTGCGGCGGCTGCGGACCGGCGACGGCCTGCGCTACACCGGCAAGGCCGAGATCCTGGCCGTGGCCCGGGCTGCGGTGGACCGGGCCGAGGAGGTCGTCCCGGACTGGTTCGGGCTGCGCCACTGCGGCCCCTGCGACGTCCGGGCGGTGCCTCCGCACGAGGAGCAGAACGCGCCGTTCGCCTACTACCAGTGGCCCGCGGCCGACGGCAGCCGGCCCGGGATCTACTACGTCAACACCTACCGTCCCGAGAGCCGGGCCACGTACGAGTCGGTGCCGACCGCCTGCCACGAGGCCGTGCCCGGCCACCACCTGCAGCTCTCGGTGGCGCAGCGGCTGCAGGGGCTGCCGGCCTTCCGCCGGCTGGTCCCGGTCCCGGCGTACGCGGAGGGCTGGGGTCTCTACGCCGAGACCCTGGGCGAGGAGATGGGCCTCTACCGCAGCGACCTGGACCGGCTCGGCGCCCGTTCCAACGACGCCCTGCGCTGCTGCCGGCTGGTCGTGGACACCGGCCTGCACGCCCTCGGCTGGACCCGGCAGCGGGCCATCGACTTCGTGGTCGAGCACAGCGCGTTCCCGGCGGAGCGGGCCGCGAGCGAGATCGACCGGTACCTGGCCTGGCCCGGGCAGGCGCTGTCCTACAAGCTCGGGCAGCTGGAGCTGCTGCGGCTGCGGGCGGAGGCGCGGTCCCGCCTCGGCCCGGACTTCGGCATCCGCCGCTTCCACGACGCCGTCCTCGGCGCCGGCTCCCTCCCGCTCGGCGCCCTCCGCGAGGTCGTCACCGCCTAA